The following are encoded in a window of Mustela nigripes isolate SB6536 chromosome 1, MUSNIG.SB6536, whole genome shotgun sequence genomic DNA:
- the LOC132009968 gene encoding olfactory receptor 5AL1-like: MAKGNHSVVTEFILLGLTDNLELQATLFCVFLLIYLVTVLGNLGLIVLIQISPQLHTPMYFFLCHLAFVDFYGTSAITPNTLVNSLREIKSMPFYACATQVGCFITFSVWELFMLSVMAYDRYVAICNPLLYIVLMPRKLCIQLVTSSYIYRFTVGLIQAAATFHMSFCDSNVVNQFYCDDVPLIALACSDTQVKELMLFIIAGFNMFCSLITVLLSYVFIVFAILKIHSAAGRQKAFSTCASHLFSITVYYGTLSFMYLRPKSSHSLDKDKFASVFYAVVIPMLNPLIYSLRNQEVKNAFKKIFEKVYSSNQ; the protein is encoded by the coding sequence ATGGCAAAAGGCAATCATTCAGTAGTCACTGAGTTCATCCTCTTGGGCCTCACAGATAACCTGGAGCTTCAGGCCActctcttttgtgttttcctaTTGATTTACTTAGTTACTGTCTTGGGTAATCTTGGTCTGATTGTGCTCATCCAAATCAGTCCTCAACTTCACACtcctatgtattttttcctctgtcaCCTGGCGTTTGTTGATTTTTATGGTACCTCTGCCATCACTCCGAACACCCTTGTGAACTCTTTACGAGAAATTAAAAGCATGCCATTTTATGCATGTGCCACTCAAGTGGGCTGCTTTATCACATTTTCAGTCTGGGAATTATTCATGCTGTCTGTCATGGCCTATGATCggtatgtggccatctgcaacccTTTACTCTACATCGTTCTCATGCCCAGGAAACTCTGCATCCAGTTGGTCACTAGCTCTTACATCTACAGATTCACCGTGGGGCTCATTCAAGCAGCGGCTACATTCCACATGTCCTTCTGTGACTCTAATGTGGTTAACCAGTTCTACTGTGATGATGTTCCCTTGATTGCTCTCGCCTGCTCTGACACCCAAGTCAAAGAGTTGATGCTGTTCATCATTGCTGGATTCAATATGTTCTGTTCTCTTATCACTGTTCTCCTATCCTATGTGTTCATTGTCTTCGCCATCTTAAAGATCCATTCTGCTGCAGGAAGACAAAAAGCCTTTTCTACGTGTGCTTCTCACCTGTTTTCTATTACTGTATATTACGGGACCCTCAGTTTTATGTACCTGCGCCCCAAGTCAAGCCACTCACTGGATAAAGACAAATTTGCCTCGGTATTCTATGCAGTGGTGATTCCCATGTTAAATCCTTTAATCTATAGCTTGAGGAATCAGGAAGTAAAAAATGCTTTCAAGAAGATTTTTGAAAAGGTATATTCTAGTAATCAATAa
- the LOC132009980 gene encoding olfactory receptor 5AL1-like: MAEGNNSEITEFILLGLTQNLELQALLFGVFLVIYIISVIGNLGLIMLIHISSQLHTPMYFFLSNLAFVDFCYTSSVTPNTLVNFLQEIKRISLPACATQLCCFIVFVVCEVYMLSVMAYDRYVAICNPLLYTITMNRRVCIQMVVSTYVYGFSVGLLQTVLTFHLSFCDSNIINHFYCDDIPLVRLACRKSHYKDIKELVLFTLAGFNTLFSLLIVLISYIFILFAILRINSAESRQKAFSTCASHLTSITIFYSTIIFMYMQPKTSHSLDTDKIASVFYIVVIPMLNPLIYSLRNQEVKNALKRIMEKVSSSIK; this comes from the coding sequence ATGGCTGAGGGCAATAATTCAGAAATAACTGAATTCATCCTCTTGGGACTCACACAAAATCTGGAGCTTCAAGCCCTACTTTTTGGGGTCTTCCTAGTGATCTACATAATTAGTGTCATAGGTAATCTTGGGTTAATTATGCTAATTCATATCAGTTCTCAGCTTCACACACCTATGTACTTTTTCCTCAGCAACCTAGCTTTTGTGGATTTTTGCTATACCTCCTCTGTCACCCCTAACACCCTGGTGAACTTCTTGCAAGAAATTAAGAGAATATCCTTACCTGCTTGTGCCACCCAATTGTGTTGCTTTATCGTGTTCGTGGTTTGTGAAGTGTATATGCTCTCAGTCATGGCATATGATAGatatgttgccatttgcaaccctTTACTCTATACCATCACCATGAACAGAAGGGTCTGTATTCAAATGGTGGTTAGTACATATGTGTATGGCTTTTCTGTTGGACTCCTACAGACAGTCCTTACATTCCACTTATCTTTTTGTGattcaaatataataaatcaCTTCTACTGTGATGACATTCCCCTGGTTCGTCTGGCCTGCCGTAAAAGCCATTACAAAGATATCAAAGAACTGGTATTGTTCACACTTGCTGGTTTCAatacccttttctctcttcttattgTCCTCATCTCCTACATATTCATTCTATTTGCCATTCTGAGGATTAATTCAGCTGAAAGCAGGCAAAAAGCATTCTCTACTTGTGCCTCCCACTTGACTTCCATCACTATATTTTACAGCACTATTATCTTCATGTATATGCAGCCCAAAACAAGTCATTCTCTGGATACTGACAAGATAGCTTCTGTTTTCTATATTGTGGTAATCCCCATGCTGAATCCTTTAATATACAGCCTGAGGAATCAGGAAGtcaaaaatgctttgaaaagaaTTATGGAAAAGGTGTCTTctagtataaaataa
- the LOC132009992 gene encoding olfactory receptor 8U9, whose amino-acid sequence MAQINCTHVKDFILMGLTDQKELKMPFFVVFLSIYLFTVVGNLGLILVIRTDSRLNTPMYFFLSNLAFVDFCYSSVITPKMLGNFLYKQNVISFNACAAQLGCFLTFMVSECLLLASMAYDRYVAICNPLLYMVVMSPGICIQLVAIPYSYSFLMALFHTILTFRLSYCHSNIINHFYCDDMPLLRLTCSDTHSKQLWIFACAGIMFISSLLVVFVSYVFIISAILRMRSAEGRRKAFSTCGSHVLAVTIFYGTLIFMYLQPSSNHSLDTDKMASVFYTVIIPMLNPLIYSLRNKEVKDALKKYIKNN is encoded by the exons ATGGCTCAGATAAATTGCACCCACGTGAAGGACTTCATTCTCATGGGCCTCACAGATCAAAAGGAATTAAAGATGCCCTTCTTTGTGGTTTTCTTATCTATCTACCTTTTCACAGTAGTAGGCAATCTAGGTTTGATCTTAGTCATTAGAACAGACTCGAGACTCAACACTCCAATGTACTTCTTTCTTAGCAACCTAGCTTTTGTTGATTTCTGTTACTCTTCTGTCATTACACCCAAAATGCTTGGAAACTTCTTATACAAACAAAATGTTATCTCCTTCAATGCATGCGCTGCTCAGTTAGGCTGTTTCCTCACGTTCATGGTATCTGAGTGCTTGCTGCTGGCTTCCATGGCCTATGACCGATATGTGGCCATTTGTAATCCTCTCCTCTACATGGTTGTAATGTccccaggaatctgcattcaGCTTGTGGCCATCCCGTACAGCTATAGCTTCCTGATGGCACTGTTTCATACTATCCTTACCTTTCGTCTCTCCTACTGTCACTCCAATATCATCAATCATTTCTATTGTGATGACATGCCTCTCCTCAGGCTAACCTGCTCAGACACTCACTCCAAACAGCTTTGGATCTTTGCCTGTGCTGGGATCAtgttcatttcttcccttctagTTGTCTTTGTCTCCTACGTGTTTATTATTTCTGCCATCCTGAGGATGCGTTCAGCTGAGGGCAGGCGCAAGGCTTTCTCCACATGTGGCTCTCATGTGCTAGCTGTCACCATATTCTATGGGACCCTCATCTTTATGTACTTACAGCCAAGCTCAAACCATTCCCTAGACACAGACAAAATGGCCTCTGTCTTCTACACAGTGATCATTCCCATGTTGAACCCCTTAATCTACAGTCTCAGgaacaaggaagtgaaagatgCCCTGAAGAAA tatattaaaaataattaa
- the LOC132027790 gene encoding olfactory receptor 8J3-like — protein sequence MAPGNFTQVTEFILTGVSDRPDLQIPLFFVFLLIYGLTMAGNLGIIILTSVDSQLQTPMYFFLRHLAIINLGDSTVIAPKMLINFLVKKKTTSYYECATQMGGFLVFIVAEVFTLAVMAYDRYVAICNPLLYMVVVSPQICLLLVSLTYLYSFSTAIVVSSCIFSLSYCSSNVINHFFCDIVPLLTLSCSETYLPETIVFISAATNLVLSLVIVLVSYFNIVLSILRMRSSEGRRKAFSTCASHMMAVTVFYGTLLFMYLQPQANYSLDTDKIASVFYTLVIPMLNPMIYSLRNKDVKAALQRFLANSCCSLKPT from the coding sequence ATGGCTCCTGGAAATTTCACCCAGGTCACTGAGTTTATTCTTACTGGAGTCTCAGATCGCCCAGATCTCCAGATTCcactcttctttgttttcctgctgATCTATGGGCTGACCATGGCAGGGAACCTGGGCATCATCATCCTCACTAGTGTTGACTCTCAGCTTCAAacgcccatgtacttcttcctcaggCACTTGGCTATCATCAATCTTGGTGATTCTACTGTCATTGCTCCTAAAATGCTAATCAACTTTTTAGTAAAGAAGAAAACCACCTCCTATTATGAATGTGCCACCCAAATGGGAGGGTTCTTGGTCTTCATTGTAGCTGAGGTGTTCACATTAGCTGTGATGGCCTacgaccgctatgtggccatttgCAACCCCCTGCTCTACATGGTGGTGGTCTCTCCACAGATCTGCCTCCTGTTGGTGTCCCTCACATACCTCTACAGCTTTTCCACAGCTATTGTGGTttcatcttgtatattttctctgtcttattGCTCTTCCAATGTAATCAATCATTTTTTCTGTGACATTGTCCCACTGTTAACATTGTCCTGCTCTGAAACTTACCTTCCAGAGACAATCGTGTTTATATCCGCAGCTACAAATTTGGTTTTATCCTTAGTTATAGTTCTAGTATCTTATTTCAACATTGTATTGTCCATTCTAAGGATGCGTTCAtcagaagggaggagaaaagccTTTTCCACATGTGCTTCGCATATGATGGCAGTCACGGTTTTCTACGGGACACTGCTATTCATGTACTTGCAGCCGCAAGCTAACTACTCATTGGATACTGATAAAATTGCTTCTGTGTTTTACACGCTGGTGATCCCCATGTTGAATCCCATGATCTACAGCCTGCGGAACAAGGATGTGAAGGCTGCCTTACAGAGATTTCTGGCAAATTCATGCTGCTCTTTGAAACCAACGTAA
- the LOC132010003 gene encoding olfactory receptor 8K1: MNHMEKENHTAVSEVTEFILMGITNNPGLQAPFFGIFLLIYLVTVMGNLGIVILTHLDSKLHTPMYFFLRHLSITDLGYSTVIGPKMMVTFVVPQNTISYNWCATQLAVFEIFIITELFILSAMAYDRYVAICKPLLYVVIMAEKVRWVLVLAPYLYSTFVSLFLTIKLFKLSFCGSNIINYFYCDCLPLISMLCSDTRELELIILIFSGCNLLSSLLIVLMSYLFILVVILRMNSTEGRYKVFSTCSSHLTVVVVFYGTLLFIYLQPKSSHTFDIDKMASVFYTLVIPMLNPLIYSLRNKEVKDALKRTLTIGCKNST, translated from the coding sequence ATGAACcatatggagaaagagaatcataCTGCAGTGAGTGAGGTGACTGAATTTATTCTTATGGGGATCACCAACAACCCTGGGCTGCAAGCACCTTTCTTTGGAATCTTCCTCCTCATATACTTGGTCACGGTGATGGGCAATCTGGGCATAGTTATCTTGACCCATTTGGACTCCAAGCTACATACtcccatgtacttttttcttaGACATTTGTCAATTACTGATCTTGGTTATTCCACTGTGATTGGCCCAAAGATGATGGTAACCTTTGTGGTGCCCCAAAATACAATTTCCTACAATTGGTGTGCCACCCAGCTGGCAgtctttgagatttttattatCACTGAACTGTTTATTCTTTCAGCAATGGCCTATGATCGCTATGTAGCCATCTGTAAACCTCTCCTCTATGTTGTCATCATGGCAGAGAAGGTGCGTTGGGTGCTGGTCCTTGCACCTTATCTCTACAGCACATTTGTGTCACTCTTTCTCACAATTAAGTTATTTAAATTGTCCTTCTGTGGCTCTAACATTATCAATTACTTTTACTGTGACTGCCTTCCTCTCATATCCATGCTTTGTTCTGACACACGTGAATTAGAattgatcattttaattttttcaggctGTAATTTGCTCTCTTCCCTCCTGATTGTTCTTATGTCCTACCTGTTCATTCTTGTGGTCATTCTCAGGATGAACTCAACTGAGGGGAGATACAAAGTCTTCTCCACCTGTAGCTCCCATCTGACAGTGGTGGTTGTGTTCTATGGGACGTTACTGTTTATTTACCTGCAACCCAAATCTAGCCATACTTTTGATATTGATAAAATGGCCTCTGTGTTTTACACCCTGGTGATCCCTATGCTGAATCCATTGATCTACAGCTTAAggaacaaagaagtaaaagatgcTCTGAAGAGAACTTTAACCATTGGATGCAAAAACTCCACTTAA
- the LOC132010012 gene encoding olfactory receptor 8K5, which produces MDQQNLTSLTGFILMGVTRLPELQVPLFGVFLIIYTITVVSNLGLITLIQLDSRLHTPMYFFIKHLAFIDLGNSTVICPKMLVNFVVDQNTISYCACATQLAFFLMFIISEFFILSAMAYDRYLAICNPLLYNVIMSQRLCHMLVGIPYLYSTFQALMFTIKIFTLTFCGSNVISHFYCDDVPLLVMLCSNAQEIELLIIVFSAFNLISSLLAVLVSYILILISIFRKHSAEGRKKAFSTCGSHLTVVVVFYGSLLFMYMQPKSAHSFDTDKMASVFYTLVIPMLNPLIYSLRNKEIKNAFHRVIKNQCKLCI; this is translated from the coding sequence ATGGACCAACAGAATCTAACGTCACTGACTGGGTTCATTCTGATGGGGGTCACAAGGCTGCCTGAGCTTCAGGTTCCCCTGTTTGGGGTCTTCCTCATCATCTACACAATCACAGTAGTGAGCAACCTGGGACTGATCACCTTGATCCAGCTGGACTCCCGCCTCCACAcacctatgtatttttttatcaaACACCTGGCTTTTATTGACCTTGGTAATTCTACTGTCATTTGTCCCAAGATGCTGGTAAATTTTGTTGTGGATCAAAATACCATTTCTTATTGTGCATGTGCCACGCAGTTGGCTTTCTTCCTTATGTTCATCATCAGTGAGTTTTTCATCTTGTCAGctatggcctatgaccgctatttGGCCATCTGTAACCCTTTGCTTTACAATGTTATTATGTCCCAGAGACTTTGCCATATGCTGGTGGGCATTCCATACCTCTACAGTACCTTTCAGGCTCTAATGTTCACTATTAAGATTTTTACATTGACTTTCTGTGGTTCTAATGTTATCAGTCATTTCTATTGTGATGATGTTCCCTTGTTAGTTATGCTCTGCTCAAATGCACAAGAAATAGAATTGTTGATTATAGTATTTTCAGCATTTAATTTGATCTCTTCCCTGCTGGCAGTCCTAGTGTCCTACATACTAATTCTGATATCTATATTTCGAAAGCATTCTGCAGAGGGCAGGAAAAAAGCTTTCTCCACATGTGGCTCTCATCTGACAGTGGTGGTTGTGTTCTACGGGTCTCTGTTATTTATGTACATGCAGCCCAAATCTGCCCATTCCTTTGATACTGATAAAATGGCCTCTGTGTTTTACACATTAGTGATCCCTATGCTTAACCCCTTGATCTACAGCCTAAGgaacaaagagataaagaatgCCTTCCACAGGGTCATTAAGAATCAATGCAAACTTTGTATCTAA